The Rattus rattus isolate New Zealand chromosome 8, Rrattus_CSIRO_v1, whole genome shotgun sequence genome contains the following window.
CAAATATTTTAGACTCAGTTTTTGGGCTAGTTAGTGGCTAGTCCTACCACTAGGAATACTGGTGCAAAGTAAGTTAGCTTCAGATGATtgaaggaagaggacaggaaaaattgaatattaatgtaaaagtatatattttgatTTGGTGGAAAGAGATGAATATTTCTTGCCTCCAGATATCTTCTATAATGTCCAAAGCATCTTCTGGCTAATGTATCAGGAACAAATGGAGTTCTTGTGGGTTGAGAACAAGTATGGGAGCTTATGTGGAGCACTTCTGTTTACATATAGGAGGAAGTCTGGACATTTTAAGGGAGATCCATACactaattaaaacatttaaaagacatgTTAAAATATAAGTATGCATCTCTGGCATAAGGAACAGGCACTTGGAAGCTTTGTATGAGAAATTAGctaaaataatagagaaatagAATCATCCTTATAGGATGTCACTTTGTTACAAGGATGTCACTTTGAAATTTTGAATAACTTCCTAAGCCTTTGAGATTGATGACAGAGTATGGGCAGTCTCCTTTGACTATGGAGCAAAAGTGGTTAAGTACAAAATAACACATTATAGCTCTGTGAAAGTTAGTATTGCAGAAAGAAATAGCATTCCATAATTCGTAAATACAACTTTTAGATTGGACCTAAGGATTTAAAAAGATAGGACTGTTGCTCAGCTATAGATAGACAGTGTAGGGCTGAAGGAAGCCGAGAAGCATTTTATTTCCCCAATAGATAGGTCATTCagacaaagctaaacagagaaatgctggagctaaaTGACATCATAAcgaatatatctatatctatcttccTTTCAGCAACTGGTGGAACTTTCTACTAAAAAGCTCACATACTTGGATATAAAGCAAATCTCAACATGTATAAAACAATTGAACACCCTGGCTATCAAGGCatgtattgttcttttttattttctttaaaactttacattttcttatttatttgttaaaggaaaagaaacagtgcATTTGTTGAAGTTAGAGGacatctttgaagaattggttaCCTCCATCTATGTCATAGGTTCAGGGAGGCATATAACTTTACCCATTGAGCAATCTTGCTACTCCAGATATtgactttatctatctatctatctatctatctatctatctatctatctatctatctatctatctatctatctatctatctacctacctacctacctacctacctatctatctatctatctatctatctatctatctatctatctatctatctatctctatctatctatctatctatctacgtaTTATTTTGCCCAACATGATTAGATAAGCAAATAATGTAGTCTTTCAGTCTACGGAAACTGAGTTTCAAGTTCTCATAGTACTACCGTGACATAATCGAAATTTTGGGAAGCAGTTATTTGTCTGGAATGGAAGCTCTGTAGTCTTGTGAGTTTCACAGTAGGATTTGAGTTCTTAACACAGAACAGCAAAGAGTAGGAAGATAAGTCTGTTGGCATACTCTTGGAATCCAATGCtgtaaaggaagagacaagaggatcacagCGTCCCAGCAGGGATTAACCCTCTGAAAGGCTGGTTTATTGacgactcctcctcctcctcctcctcctcctcctcctcctcctcctcctcctcctcctcctcctcctcctcctcctcctcctcctcctcctcctcctcctcctcctcctcctcctcttcctcctctcctttttttcttctctgtctctctgtctctgtctctctctctgtctctgtctctctgtctctctctctctctctctctctctctcctctctccctctctctctccttccccaattcaagacagagtctccttATAGTCAGTTTTCCTTCCACTCCATGTGGCTGAGAATGAGCGTGACCTTTTGattttctcctgcctccaccttccaagaaCTAAAATCACATGCATCTACGtgtgtctctttcttttaaaggaagtCCCAGAAGTAAACCATATTAGCCTAAAAGGAAATAATGGGTGTTTAGTCTGACCCAGTCCAGAACATCTTTCTTTACCTATGTATTTAAGAATGAActgtttcctgtcttccttcaggaagaaaaagaaagaaggatgatttattaagaaagagaaagtaagggctggagcgatggttcCCATAGCTCAGGACCACATACAACTCCAGTCACCAGGGATCCAACCGCCTCCTCTAACCTCTGTGGGATCCTGTAGGCTATgtagtatgcatacatacatattcaggtGTATACACTTACAAAATAGGAAAGCAATCAAAAGAATAGGAGGGAAATGAGTTAATGAGCAGAAGAAAATGCCCGAAAACTCTAGCCAAGAATCACGACTATAGGATATTCACAAAGCATCTACTCTTtttggacttttttctttttcatgctcCACATACTCTTTGAAGCACAAGAGGTAAAGGGGTTTCAATCTTTATCTACCAACTCcacttatactttattttttttattaactgaaaaaatcttgtttttgtaattttattctgATAGGACTTTTCCCCTTTCCTATCCTTTTCCAGGTCCTGCCCACTTTTCTACCCACCAAACttcatgtccttttgtttttctcttttaaaacctaCTATAGACAAACAGAACCCCCTAAATGTGCATGATGAAGGCGAGATTGTCCTGAGCTTTTCCCTGAAACCTTGATGTATGGAGAAGAAGACTATTCCTTCTCTTAACCAAGAACTTGCTTCAAAGAGCAAATAGTGGTCCAGAGTCAGAACCGTGGGGAAGTTCTGCTTTCAGATCCAGAGAACCCAACTCTTCCCACCAAAATGGGCTGTGGTTATCAGTTCCAAGGCCACTGGGAGCTTGGTCTGTGATGTTTTTGAgatatctgtgtttcctgaatATAACATTAGCTTCTCTCAGACCTTGTCCCAAAGTGTATGTGATagatttcctctgaatctgtctCATTCTCTGTCCCCTTACAGGTTATATGTAAAATGCTGTACTTGTTTTGCATGAACCATAGCTTATACAATATTACATGGCCCTTGGCCCTaggttttgtatgtttttcttctcattttctggccCTTCCCTTAGGATTCTGTCCTAAgactgtcccctcccccccctctctctctcacacacacacacacacacacacacacacacacacacacacacaaaccccacaccataaaaacataaatcagaAAAAATGATATGCTCAgaagataaataagaaaaagaaattcctaaTATGagacaaaaggtttattttgtgtttgccaACTATCTGGGTATGTGTTCTGCCCTGAAGTGTAGTTAATATACACAGTGAAACTCCACTGGAAAAGAATAGTATTTCCTTTGCAAGTAAGTTCTAGGTGTAGACAGTTTCTTGGTTAGAAGAGGGTGCCCATGTCTATTCCTTACTCTTAGCACTGATACCCTAGCTGGCTTGAATTTGTGTGACTCCTAGTAGTGAAAAAAACCTGAACAAAGAAGCAATAACACTATGCACAGTACTGGAAATTTGCTGGGCTTGAGATTTGTAAATGATGTGTTTGTGCTGCCTCTATGTGTTTCCATTTGGAATTACAGCAATCTTGAGTCAGTTTTCTTGGGAAGCATACAAATCAATGCTCAAGCATTCGTAGTCATGGGATAATTCTGTGCAAAGTCTTATGAACATGACTTGGAGTCCAGAGGGCATTCACTGAGAATTCCAGGTTTTGGTATCAGAGAATACTGTATAGTCCAAGAGGCACATGGATAGTGACAGAAGTACAATTTATAATGTGCCTTCTTTCTCAACTGCTGGGCTTTTGTTTAACGTGCTGTGTTTGGTTACATGTAGTTCTGATGGTGACCTACTTGTAATTTCAGCCTCTGGGAGTGAAGACTAGATCCCCAAAGGAAGGGGATAGCTGTATTGGTCACCTCTGGTTTTGCTTGAGAGGCTTTGCCTTAATGAATAAGATGCAAGTGCTATGAAAGATGATTCCTGACAGCAGCCTGGGGGCCTATGGGAATTTTATacctcctacacacacataagaaacgaagagaaaataaaactaagtcaTATGTTTACTTAATGGTATATTTGTTGCAGATTGAAGAATACTAATATATATCccctcacaaagcacacacacacacacacacacacacacacagagagagagagagagagagagagagagagagatgcacacagcGAGTCCCCAAGCACACATCTCACCAAATTAGTAATTTGTAAATTTAAATTACAATAGTTCCTCACATCGCAcatttggtttctatttcttgAACTCTGACTATCTCTGCcttctttaaagaaattcttccttCTTTGCTACATTTGGGGctcaaaactttctttttttaaaattgtttattttatttatttacatttcaaatgttatcccctgtctCAGGTAAAACTTGTCTCTTCCACCCattacccctgcttctatgagggtgctttccaCCCACCACTGTGCTATGACACAAGAAtcattgttttaaacttttaatgaacTTATGGAGCTAATAGCAGAGAATGAATATTTTGTCAGGTACTAGTCTTAacagaaacacatgtaaacatttctgCTGTACTTCTCTATAATTTGATGACGAATTAGTGTCTTCAACTTTTTATTAAGATATGGAATGTAAGATGTTTGGAAAATCATGTGCTCAATTATTGTGAAAAAATTTAAGAACAGAACAATAAGAGAGAAACTTTCTTTCAGCAATAATGGTTGGAGCTAATTTTTCATTCTGAATTAGTGAGTTTTTCTGCATTGGTCCTTGCTCATTGGCGGTTTTACTCCACCCACCAAatttaagtatgtatatataagtatagatacatttatacaaatatGCATGGACGGTTGTGGAGTTGATGATACAGATCATCAGGCGGTCAGGCTTGAgcaaaatgtgtgtgcatgtgtgtgtctgtgtctgtatatgtgtgttgtatgcatgtttatgtgtgtctctgtgagttgtttgtggaaaagattttctttctcttttttcttttctctctgtttcagaAAGTGTTAATGGGTTGTGTGCCTCTTGCCTGGCCAGTGAGGGACATTTAAGCAATAGAGAAAAGGGTCCtataattaaagttttatttcctaATCTCCTGATACTAACAGAAGAGTGTTATTATTAGAAATCACTGACATTTAACCATATAATAGTAAGTAACCAGCGCTTATTAAAGTACAAAATAGTAAGAGAAAGGAAACCAGTATTTATTATAGTGCAAATAGAAAGATTATAAGGTCAGGATTCATCAGTCTTTAACCTTCATCCAATTCTGTTTCCTGATTCAGTAATCAGGAATAATAATCTCTAAGCTGGACCTGAACTCtggcattattttttattttaactatgtgtatatgtgtatctctgCATTAACTATTACCCACTGCAAAAAGaatcttctctgaccaaggctgatAGAAGCTCAAATCTATGGGCACAAAGATAAATACCAATCGCATAGTAGAACTTAATAAAGAGAGTCGTATGTTAAATAATGATGTTATAGACAAAGGTGTGCTGAGTTTTTAACAGTAGAACTACAAGATCATAATGCAGCTGAAGTTTTTCTGTAAACCAAGTGTATCATCAGATTGCAACATATCACTAATAATTAAGCAAAACTAAATCCTACTAGTCATATAAAAGTACAGCAATACATAGTGTGTGAGGCTTTTTCTCAggatatatcacacacacatatcaactTATTCTAGATAGATAACTCAGAGACCAAATTAATGATTGCATCGAGATCAAGCCCAATGAACTAATGAGTTTTTATTGGTGTTATTTATAGGAGGAGAGGTGACTTGCAACAGTTTCACACCAAAGTCACACCAGCCAGAGTGAAAagtcatgaaaacaaaaatcttagaGCTCTCTGTGTGACCTTTAGCCAACTAGACAGGTTAAAAACCTTCTTTTTGGTAATTAGGATGATTGGTCTTCCATTCCAGCAAGTGTTTTCTCTGTATATATCCTTGGAAAGGGGTCCCCATGAATCCCATAATTTTCAGCTTTCCCAGCCATGTGAAGTTTGTTTAGTTTCCAAGTCTCATGAGCTTTCCACTCTTTCCTTGAGGGAATGTTTTAGTTCAGAGTGAAAGAATTCACATGGGACAATTATTAGCAGCTATTCTAATTAAGCCAATTAAGAGAAAACAGGTCTTTTAATAATGGACAGATCAAGAGTAGGCTAATGCCTCCAAAGTCTCTCTttttcccagaactcaggaaaaaagcgtttttaaagaagaaaaaaataacccacaATTACACCAGTGTTGGAGGAACATCAGGGAGTATAACATCTGTGCTtgtgggttgttgtttttttcagagcttaGCACTATGTCCCAGACACCATATGgcaattatttataatttatgtgtCATTTAGTTATTTTAGCTTAGTTTGCACAAATACTAATAATTGTGATTAATACATCTGAAATCACCATGGTCAAGGTCAAGGTCTGTCTCAAAAGCATTGTCAAGGTGGATACAGCTATTGAGGGATGAAAAGCTAATTTCTGTTCAGAAAGACATAAAATAGAGCCAGGAAAATATAGCATTACCTTAGTGAATTCAAGAGAAAATTGCTATACTACAATACATTGCACTCAATAAAGAATCTTGGCAATCTTAATAAATGTCCATGttactgatttttatatttattctttttaattctattttatttctctattgatGTGTACTTATgtatgatgatgatagtgatgatgagggtgatgatgatatatatatatatatatatgtatatatgtatatatttgtgtgtgtgtgtgcatgtgcatgtgagtgtgtgtgtgtttgtgtatataaatatctgtgtatgAGTAAAGGCACATGGTATGCAAGGTAAGTATGTGAGGACAGAGGATAATATTGAATGTTGGTCCTCACCTCACACTTTGTTTAAGACAGGTTCCCTTGTTAAACTGCTGCATATCACAGGCTGGCCACCCAGTGAGCTTGTGaagattcttctttctctatctcccaTCTTGCAGATGAGTATTACCATTTCAGATTCCCGAGAAATCCAAATACTGGTGTTCCTGTTTGTATAGGAAGTGCTTTATTTACCATGTCCACCCCCTCCCTCCGTCCACATTTCTGTTTTAAGAAggactcttttttcattttactatgatttaaaaaaatgtttagaatGGAATGGTATGCTTTGTTATACTAGCAGTGGCCTCCTTCATGtctatccctgtctctgtgtTGTTAAGTGTTAGACAGCACAAGGCATGTCACATAGTAATCAAGCATACAACTAATTGAACTACATCTGCAGATCACTTTTTGACATCAAGATGCTGTGTTGAGAAATTGACAAACATACCTTCTAAGTACCTATGCTTACATACTATAGACACAGTCTGCTCCTGTCTTTGGTCAGagaaaaatctttctaaaaaGAACAGCAGTGAATGAAGAGAGTCATGGGCTTATTACTATATACCATTGAAAATGCAAAAAATTAGGAAAGTTTGTATGTTTGGCATTAAACAAGACATTTATATAAGCTGaggaaacattgcagaagagaagTGGTGGCAAGTAGGTACGATTTGGAAGATAAGGAGTGCATCCATGAACAATCATTCTTTAGACAAGAAATAACTGTTACAATTGATAACTCATACTGATTGTAGATACATCCATTGAATGTACACACAAGAATAACCTTATCAATAATTAGTCAATGGAGAGGGACTAATTAGACACTACCATTTATTTTAGAACTACTGGCTATTGATAGACTATAAGAGAGAGGGAACACTTGTTTTCAGTCATGTACCTCTTGTTCATCTCACTGGGCATTATCAGGTAGCTCTGATCTAATAGACATATAGATGGTCTTGGGTTACAAAAAATAACTATACCTGAATGTGTAAAAGAATTCTGTGTAGAGGAACAGGATTTTCCCAGCAGAGATAAGAATGGTTGGTATATTATGGGGAAAGCAATATAATATTTCTAAAATGCCAAAATCATCAGATGAAGCATTTCTCAGAAGATATTATTGTTAAGCAACACATGATTGCATTTTAGATTTGTTAAAAGGATATTGAAATAGAGAAAATCCAAAATGTAATGTTAGGCTTATTTTTCTGTGAGGACAATGTGAGACATAGAATTATTTATCAGATGCCATATTTGAAGAATCTTCTAATTACCTTTGCTCTTGCTGTGAGTAAACACTTTTACTAAACATCCTTAGTGGAGGAAAAGAACTAATGTGGATTAAAGGATATAGAAAAACTTGAAAGGACTCCAAAGAAGAAACTCCACAGAAACTTGAAGTAAAAACATCAGAGGACCCTATTGGCTTTGCTGGAAGcctcatttttattgtgtttagctGGCTTCTTTACACAGCCCTGGATCACAGGCTTATGGCTGGTACCAGGAATCATGGGCTGGACTTtcttacatcaattagcaattaagttAATTCTACACACCATGCCCCCAGACCAATTGGGGACTTAGGCAACATTCCAGTTGAGAGTCCCTCTTTCCAGGAGATCCCAGGCTCTGCCAAACTGGCAATAAAAAACAACTAGAGTGAGACAATGGTTAAAAGGACCATATACATTGCCACTTGGGTTTCTGTAATTCATTATTTAAAGTAGTTACTCTTTCCTTGCAAGAAATTTCAACTTAGTTGAAGAACTCAGATCCTTAGATTCTGCTACCATGAAATTCCACAATGTTTTGATTGATGATCAGGAGGATGTGCTGATTTTTCGGTTAATGATCTTCTTCAGGGCTCCCTTCAGGTCTCTGTTCCTCAAGCTATAGATAAAGGGGTTCAGCATGGGGGTGACTGCTGTGTACATCACTGCAGAAGCCTTCTCCTTCACAGCTGTGCGGACAGAGGAGGGACACAGATAGACTCCAATGGTGGTCCCATAGAAAAGGGCTACTACAGAGAGGTGCGAGCTACAagtagaaaatgctttctttctaccACCTGCAGAGTGGACCTTCATGATGGCCACAATGATTCGAGCATAGGAGGCCAGAATACAGACAAAAGGTGTGGCTATTACCATTCCAGCCACAATGAGCACAAAGATCTTGTTTACTGTTGTGTCTGTGCATGAAAGTCGGAGAAGTGGGGTGAGATCACAGAAGTAGTGGGGGAGCTCATTTTTTGCACAGAATACCAGACGAGCCATGAGGAGGATATGAGTGAGGGAGATGAAACAGGAATACACCCATGGACCACCAACCAGCAGTCCACACAGCCGTGGACTCATGATAGTAGAATAATGTAATGGGTGACAAATGGCCACAAATCTGTCATAAGCCATTACAGCTATTAAGACACTGTCCATGATgccaaaaaaatggaaaaagtacATCTGGGTCAGACAACAAGGATAGGAGATAGACTTGTTCCTGATTTGAATATTTACCAGCATCTTGGGAATAGTATTGGTAGCCAaacagaaatcaaccaaggagagaTTGGCCAGGAAGAAATACATAGGAGTGTGGAGGTGAGAGTCAGAGCTGATGGCAAGGATGATCAACAAGTTGCCCACGACTGTGATCACATACATgcagaggaacagagaaaagaGGACAGGCTCATGTTCTGGCTTTTCTGAAAGTCCCAAGAGGATGAATTCAGATGcactggtttggttttgtggttcCATGTGTTTAACTCTTTTGAAAGTATTAAAAGTAGAAGTTAAGGAACAGTATAAACATAGCTTTGGAGGGTAAAACAGACTAACTACCCAGTTCTTTTCTGAGCTAATTACAGTATCTTGAGTTTTTGCTTAGTGTTTCTCTTACCTTACTCTTCAAAGTTTAAATTCAGAATCTTCCATTTCACACAAATATTGAGAAAATTAATAATTCATGGATTTACTTTctcattttactctttttttttggctttgaACTTAAAATACTGCTACAATATTTTTCACTTTCTCATTCCTTTCTTAAAGCCCACCCATTTATTTTCCTAACCATCTCCACTCTCTCTTAGATTCATgacatctggcttcttttttcttgattGTTGCTACACATATTATCAAAGATATAATCCTaaatatttaagaacatttactAAGACCATACTGTTACTTGTCTGTATATAATTTTATGGGTGGGAACACCATGGAGAGAGATTGGATAggttacttttttattaattatgtgtgtatgcatggtttCAAGGTATATGCATGCTTGTGGTGTGTTCAGGATTGTGGCAATGGAAGACACTAATGcattcctctattgctctcttctccaccctttatttgtttgtttgttgagacagagtttcttactGATTCTGAATTTCCCCATTTCATCTAAGTTGGCCTAGCAGTGTGATCCCaggattttcctgtctctactcTCAAAAATCTAGTGTTACAGGAACTTGCACTCATACCCAGCTTTTATGTGAGAACTGGGAAATTGAATTCCTGTTCTCTTGCTTTCACAGCAAGTGTtcttcccactgagccatatttccaCACTCCAATCAAAGGCTTTGAAGGAAGAAGTGGTAAGGGATGAAATGGTGAAATCCAAAAATGAGTGATATCAAAACTAATGATTAACAAGAAGTATCTTTGTAGGTACAagtattataaataaatgtagaattG
Protein-coding sequences here:
- the LOC116908099 gene encoding olfactory receptor 24 is translated as MEPQNQTSASEFILLGLSEKPEHEPVLFSLFLCMYVITVVGNLLIILAISSDSHLHTPMYFFLANLSLVDFCLATNTIPKMLVNIQIRNKSISYPCCLTQMYFFHFFGIMDSVLIAVMAYDRFVAICHPLHYSTIMSPRLCGLLVGGPWVYSCFISLTHILLMARLVFCAKNELPHYFCDLTPLLRLSCTDTTVNKIFVLIVAGMVIATPFVCILASYARIIVAIMKVHSAGGRKKAFSTCSSHLSVVALFYGTTIGVYLCPSSVRTAVKEKASAVMYTAVTPMLNPFIYSLRNRDLKGALKKIINRKISTSS